ATCCCTACAATCCAAAATCGGATTACAATTTTACTCTCGTGATAATTCTTTTTTTGATAATGGTGGTGCAAAGGAGCCATCAGAAAAATTCGTTTTCCTTCTCCTAATTTCTTCTTTGTATATTTAAAATATGACACCTGCAACACTACTGAAAGGTTCTCTACAAGAAACACCCCGCTGATAATTGGGATTAGGAGTTCTTTTCTCATAATAATCGCTATTACTGCAATTATTCCTCCTATAGTTAAACTTCCGGTATCGCCCATAAACACCTGCGCCGGATAAGCGTTATACCAAAGAAAACCAACCAGTGCTCCAATAAATGCCGCTATGTAAATTGTAATCTCTCCCATATTTGGGATAAACATTATATTTAAATAATCCGCAAAAATTATATTACCGGATACCCAGGCAAACAAAGCCAAAGTAACTCCCATAATAGCAGATGACCCTGCTGCTAAACCATCAACCCCATCGGTAAGGTTTGCTCCATTTGATACCGCAGTAATTATAAAAATCACTATCGGGATAAATAATAACCAGGCGTAGTCTTTAGCGTCATCACCCATCCATGAGATTAAACTCTCGTAATTGAATTCATTTCCTTTTACAAAAGGTATTGTAGTTTTAAGTGACTTATGCTCTGCATCAAATGTTGGTGGACTTATTCCTTGTTGTATAAATTCAGATAATTCCTCCTGTGTATAATGCACTTTCTCCTTAATTGTAACATCCTCGTTGAAATACAACATACCACCAACAATTAAGCCTAAACCTACCTGTCCTATTATTTTGAACCTCCCTCTTAATCCTTCCTTATTTTTCCTAAACACTTTGATGTAATCATCAAGAAAACCGATAGTTCCCATCCAAAGTGTAGTAATCAAAAGAAGTATAACATAAATATTTTCAAGCTTGGCAAATAACAATACCGGAACAACAGTTGCCAGAATAATAATTACACCTCCCATAGTAGGTGTACCTGCTTTTTGTATCTGCCCTTCCAGGCCAAGCTCCCTAACTGTTTCTCCAACCTGTTGGCGCTGTAGAAATAATATTATTCTCTTACCATATACTGTGGCAATTATCAACGAAAATATTATCGCTAAACCTGCCCGGAATGAAATATAATTAAACATTCCTGCTCCAGGGATATTAAATGTTTCATGTAGGAAATTGAATAAATAGTATAACATATCTCTACTTATTTAACAGGGTTAATATTTTTTTCGCTTTTTCAAAATCATCAAAGTCGTATTTCACTCCCATGATATCCTGGTATGTTTCATGGCCTTTACCGGCGATAAGTATAATATCGCCTTTATCTGCCTCCTGACATGCCGCTTTAATTCCTTGTTCTCTATCAACAATCGATACTGTTTTGTGATAGTGTTCTGCAGGAACACCGGCTTCCATATCAGAAATAATATCCTCGGGTTTTTCGGTACGTGGATTATCTGAAGTAAGAACTACTTTATTAGAAAAATCACAGGAAATTTTTGCCATCTTCGGACGCTTCCCTTTATCTCTATCTCCGCCACAGCCAACAACTGTAATTAATTTTTCATTTCCTGTCCTTATCTCTCCAATCGTTTCCAGTACATTTTTCAAAGCATCGGGAGTATGGGCATAATCAACCACGGTAATAATTCCCTTTTCCGAAGAAAAATGATCAAAACGACCTGTCACATTTTCTAAACGACTCATCGCTTTTAATACTTCATCTTCATCCTCTCCAAGTTCAACCGAAACAGAGTAAATAGCTAAAAGGTTATATGCGTTAAACTTCCCTATTAATTTAGTCCAAATCTCCTTATTCCCAATTCTCAACAACATCCCGCTAAAGTGACTTTCCAGTAATCTAACCTTATAATCACTCACTGATTTCATTGAATAGCTGAGCTTTTTAGCTTTTGTATTCTGAAGCATTACCATTCCGTTTTTATCATCAGAATTAGTTATGGCAAATGCTGTTTTAGGCAAATCATCAAAAAAACGTTTCTTAACGTTTATATATTCTTTAAATGTTTTATGATAATCAAGATGATCGTGGGTAATATTTGTAAAAGCGCCTCCTGCGAAATGCAGTCCGGCAATTCTGCGTTGGTCAACACCATGAGAGCTCACTTCCATAAAGCAGTGCGATACTCCTGCTTCGGCCATCTGTTGCAAATATTTATTTAATGTTACCGGATCCGGAGTTGTATGTGTAGAAACAATCTCTTCATCACCAGCCATAATCCTGATCGTTGAAAACAATCCCGCTTTTTTTCCCAGTAATCCAAAAAGCGTATATAACTGTGTAGCGATAGTAGTTTTACCGTTTGTTCCTGTAACTCCAACTAATTTAAGTTTTGACGAAGGATTATCATAAAAGTTTGAAGCTATTACTCCTAATGCCTCCTTGCTATCTCCCACCTTTACCCAGGCAACACTATCATTATCAACATCTACATTATTTTGATATACAATTGCCTTTGCTCCAAGTTCTATAGCTTTTGATATATATTTATGCCCATCAACTGCCACTCCGCTAATAGCCACAAAAACACTTCCGTTTGTCACTTTTCTGGAATCGAATTCAACAGAAGTAATTTCTGCGGAACTATTTCCGGAAAGCTCCAAAACATTTATGCCCCCAAGTATTTTGTTTAACACCCTCATCACATCAATACTAAATTAACTAAGTTGTTCTTCTTTACTCTTCTTCCAGCCGGTATAGATTGTTTAACAACCCTGCCTGAACCTCTCATTCTAACTTTCAGTCCAATATTTTCCAACATTGATAACGCATCCATTGCTGGAACACCTTTCACATTTGGCATCAGACCTTTTCGAACCTCCGAAGCCTTTGATCCTAAAACTATCTGATTTCTCAACTCTTCATCACTCAAAGCCGGTATAATATTTTCTACTTCCGGTCCCTCGTGATAAATTTTAACTGCTATCTCCTTAAATACCGGTGCAGCAACCTGAGCACCGTAATAACCTTTACTCTTGTCCGGTTTATTAACTACAACAATCATTGAGTACTTAGGATCTTTTGCAGGAAAATATCCGACAAATGAAGAACTATAACCCATATTCTTCTTTCCTTCCCAGTAATTTAACTGGGTAGTTCCGGTTTTTCCGGCAATTTGCAGGTTATCCATTTTCAAACCTTTTCCTGTTCCATTTTCCACAACTCCTTCCAGCATATCCCGAGCTATTTTCACTGTACTTTCAGAACAAATTCTCGAGTTCAGAACTTCGGTATGCACAGTAGAAATCACTCCCTCATCATCTCTTATTTTCGAAATAAAATACGGTTTAACTTCTACCCCGTCATTTGCAATTGCATTATAATAAGTAAGTATTTGAAGTGGTGTCAAATGAACCCCATAACCATAAGCCATCCAGGCTAAACTAAGTCCTGACCAGTTATCGGCCTGAGGATTTGGAATTACAGGCGAACCTTCTCCCTTAATATTTAATCCAATTTTCTTATCAAGACCCATCGAATAAAGTCTGTTCAAAAATCTGGTTGGGTTTGTCTTATAGTTTTCATATATAATTTTAGCCATTCCTACATTTGATGATTCTTCGAACACCTTCTTTACTGACACCTTTCCAAAACCACCTCTATGTGAATCTCTAATATATTTCCCATAGATCTTATGCTTCCCGTTTCCTGTATCTATCACCTTAGAGGTATCTACAACTCCATCTTCGAGAGCGGCTATTAAAGCCGGAAGCTTAAAGGTTGATCCGGGCTCAGAAGATTCGTAAACTGCGTAATTTACTTTTTCGTAATATTTACCTTTTTCTGTACGTCCAAGGTTTACAATCCCTTTGATCTTACCGGTATTAACTTCCATTACTACAACAGTACCGTGGTCGGCTTTAAACTCTTCCAATTGCCTTAATAAAGCATAATGTGCCACATCCTGTATATGCACATCTATCGTAGAATATATATCTGCCCCATCCTCAGGTTCTATTTCATTTTTATCACTCAGAGGTTTCCATGATCCTTTTTGAAGTTTTACACTCAAAACACTTCCATCTCTACCCGACAGATATCTGGAATATGCTCCTTCGAGACCTACCGATAAATAATCTTTTTCGTATCCAATAGTCCGTTCGGCAACTTTTCCCAAAGGATGTTCCCTAACCATTTTTTCCTCAACAACAAGTCCGCCTTTAAACCTTCCTTTATTAAGAATTGGAAAACCTTTAAACCTTTGATATTGATCAAAGGTTAAATTTTTCTTTATTCTAAAATATTTTTTACCCTTCTCTCGTGCTTTGGTAATCTTGTCGGCATAATAATATCTTGATGGCGCTCCAAACAAACTGTGAATTGAGTCTGACAGATCGTCTATATTTTCATTGAATAATTTTGTAGAAGGAACAGTAGGATCTATTGCTACAGTAAATGTGGTGACTGATGTTGCCAACAAATTCCCGTCTTCTGCATAAATATTTCCACGTCGGGCCTTAATTACATGAGGTCTTATGGTTCTTTTCGAAGCTAACTCCCTGTAATGCTTACCATCAACATATTGAATCTGGAATATTTTCCCAAACACAGCAAAAAACACCAATAAAAGCAAAGCTAGAATCAGGTATAATCTGTTTAGTATGTTTCTTCTATTTTTTTCCAATTCAATTATTATTTACTTTTATTACATGTGGTGGTGTTGTAGATTGCTCCAAGCCAATTTTTCTCACTTTTTCCTGAAGATTTGATCCCATTCTCGAATTCATCAGCTGCGTTCTTACATCTACAAATTCCGACTTCAACTCTCTAACTTCTTTCTGAAGTTTCGAAATCTCATATACTTTTTCGTCAGCAGAATGAGAACTTACTATTGTTATCAGGATAAGCAAGACAGCAAAGGCTATTACTTTCCAGTTTTCAAGAAGTACATCAGTGTCAAACAGGTTACCTCTTACAATAGTTCCTATGTTTTTGGACTTCTTTTCCATTATAGTTTTTTCGCAATTCTCAATTTTGCACTTCTCGCTCTGCTGTTTCTTTCAACCTCCTCTTCGGTTGGGACTATTACTTTTCTGTTAACAGCTTTAAAAGGAA
This window of the Bacteroidota bacterium genome carries:
- the mraY gene encoding phospho-N-acetylmuramoyl-pentapeptide-transferase; amino-acid sequence: MLYYLFNFLHETFNIPGAGMFNYISFRAGLAIIFSLIIATVYGKRIILFLQRQQVGETVRELGLEGQIQKAGTPTMGGVIIILATVVPVLLFAKLENIYVILLLITTLWMGTIGFLDDYIKVFRKNKEGLRGRFKIIGQVGLGLIVGGMLYFNEDVTIKEKVHYTQEELSEFIQQGISPPTFDAEHKSLKTTIPFVKGNEFNYESLISWMGDDAKDYAWLLFIPIVIFIITAVSNGANLTDGVDGLAAGSSAIMGVTLALFAWVSGNIIFADYLNIMFIPNMGEITIYIAAFIGALVGFLWYNAYPAQVFMGDTGSLTIGGIIAVIAIIMRKELLIPIISGVFLVENLSVVLQVSYFKYTKKKLGEGKRIFLMAPLHHHYQKKNYHESKIVIRFWIVGIMLAVLSIITLKIR
- a CDS encoding FtsL-like putative cell division protein; its protein translation is MEKKSKNIGTIVRGNLFDTDVLLENWKVIAFAVLLILITIVSSHSADEKVYEISKLQKEVRELKSEFVDVRTQLMNSRMGSNLQEKVRKIGLEQSTTPPHVIKVNNN
- a CDS encoding UDP-N-acetylmuramoyl-L-alanyl-D-glutamate--2,6-diaminopimelate ligase encodes the protein MRVLNKILGGINVLELSGNSSAEITSVEFDSRKVTNGSVFVAISGVAVDGHKYISKAIELGAKAIVYQNNVDVDNDSVAWVKVGDSKEALGVIASNFYDNPSSKLKLVGVTGTNGKTTIATQLYTLFGLLGKKAGLFSTIRIMAGDEEIVSTHTTPDPVTLNKYLQQMAEAGVSHCFMEVSSHGVDQRRIAGLHFAGGAFTNITHDHLDYHKTFKEYINVKKRFFDDLPKTAFAITNSDDKNGMVMLQNTKAKKLSYSMKSVSDYKVRLLESHFSGMLLRIGNKEIWTKLIGKFNAYNLLAIYSVSVELGEDEDEVLKAMSRLENVTGRFDHFSSEKGIITVVDYAHTPDALKNVLETIGEIRTGNEKLITVVGCGGDRDKGKRPKMAKISCDFSNKVVLTSDNPRTEKPEDIISDMEAGVPAEHYHKTVSIVDREQGIKAACQEADKGDIILIAGKGHETYQDIMGVKYDFDDFEKAKKILTLLNK
- a CDS encoding penicillin-binding protein translates to MEKNRRNILNRLYLILALLLLVFFAVFGKIFQIQYVDGKHYRELASKRTIRPHVIKARRGNIYAEDGNLLATSVTTFTVAIDPTVPSTKLFNENIDDLSDSIHSLFGAPSRYYYADKITKAREKGKKYFRIKKNLTFDQYQRFKGFPILNKGRFKGGLVVEEKMVREHPLGKVAERTIGYEKDYLSVGLEGAYSRYLSGRDGSVLSVKLQKGSWKPLSDKNEIEPEDGADIYSTIDVHIQDVAHYALLRQLEEFKADHGTVVVMEVNTGKIKGIVNLGRTEKGKYYEKVNYAVYESSEPGSTFKLPALIAALEDGVVDTSKVIDTGNGKHKIYGKYIRDSHRGGFGKVSVKKVFEESSNVGMAKIIYENYKTNPTRFLNRLYSMGLDKKIGLNIKGEGSPVIPNPQADNWSGLSLAWMAYGYGVHLTPLQILTYYNAIANDGVEVKPYFISKIRDDEGVISTVHTEVLNSRICSESTVKIARDMLEGVVENGTGKGLKMDNLQIAGKTGTTQLNYWEGKKNMGYSSSFVGYFPAKDPKYSMIVVVNKPDKSKGYYGAQVAAPVFKEIAVKIYHEGPEVENIIPALSDEELRNQIVLGSKASEVRKGLMPNVKGVPAMDALSMLENIGLKVRMRGSGRVVKQSIPAGRRVKKNNLVNLVLM